One Ranitomeya variabilis isolate aRanVar5 chromosome 5, aRanVar5.hap1, whole genome shotgun sequence DNA window includes the following coding sequences:
- the LOC143774658 gene encoding olfactory receptor 11A1-like, with the protein MQSVSRIWNEWFVEGRGLCEGNGQVLDEEYKMVLTNNITSIILQGFSKLHSFKFLFFSLLGIIYCGVMVGNLLIVVLYFVSKTLQSPMYFFITQLSLCDILLSTDIVPLLLHTVLYGRCTMTFTGCIMQFFFFAISETSECLLLSVMSFDRYLAICNPLRYNSIMNHTVCVTLVVIIWLMNFIFMLFQVISINNLYFCGPHVVDHFYCDLDPILQLSCSDLTIFHTQTLIFGFLLIFLPFVIIVMSYFYIVITILKMPSDTGRHKAFSTCSSHLIVVSLFYGTLIIVYMVPTGGQSLTMSMVLSLVYTVLTPLLNPIIYTMRNKDFKEAFHKIKDVFYSKPKF; encoded by the exons ATGCAGAGTGTCAGCAGAATTTGGAATGAGTGGTTTGTAGAAGGCCGAGGACTCTGTGAAGGCAATGGACAGGTCTTGGACGAGGAGTACAAA ATGGTTTTGACAAATAATATCACCTCTATTATCCTTCAAGGATTTTCTAAACTTCACAGCTTCAAATTTCTGTTCTTCTCCCTCCTGGGTATCATATACTGTGGTGTAATGGTTGGAAACCTTCTTATCGTGGTCTTGTATTTTGTGAGTAAAACCCTCCAGTCCCCCATGTACTTTTTCATTACACAGCTGTCATTGTGTGACATCCTGCTCTCTACAGATATTGTCCCTCTCCTCCTTCATACTGTGTTATATGGACGGTGCACTATGACTTTTACTGGCTGCATCATGCAGTTTTTTTTCTTCGCTATCTCAGAGACCTCGGAATGTCTTCTTCTGTCGGTGATGTCTTTTGATCGTTATCTGGCCATCTGTAATCCTCTCCGCTATAACTCCATCATGAATCACACAGTTTGTGTCACATTAGTAGTTATTATTTGGTTGATGAATTTTATATTTATGCTGTTTCAAGTAATCTCAATTAATAATCTGTATTTCTGTGGGCCACACGTCGTTGACCATTTCTACTGTGATCTAGATCCCATACTGCAGCTCTCCTGCTCTGATTTAACCATCTTTCATACCCAGACTCTAATTTTTGGATTTCTCTTGATATTTTTACCTTTTGTAATAATTGTGATGTCCTATTTCTATATTGTCATCACAATTCTTAAGATGCCATCCGACACTGGTAGACataaagccttctccacctgcagCTCCCACCTCATTGTGGTTTCCTTATTTTATGGGACATTAATAATTGTTTATATGGTTCCAACAGGAGGACAATCCCTGACCATGAGCATGGTTTTATCTCTGGTTTATACTGTGTTGACCCCACTGCTTAATCCTATTATATACACCATGAGGAACAAGGACTTTAAAGAAGCTTTCCATAAAATTAAAGATGTATTTTATTCTAAACCTAAATTCTAA